The DNA region CCTCTGCGAAGACCATACGTCCCGCCGGACGTCCGGTGCAAGCGCGCCGGAGGCTAGCCGGTGACGTCGTAGCGCTCCTGGTGCGCGGCCACCTCGTCGCGGTGGGCTTCCGACCAGCGCTTGAGCTGCCGCACGGTTCCGTGCAGCGAGAGCCCCAGGTCCGTGAGTTCGTACGTCACCGTCACGGGCACCGTCGCCGTCGCCGTGCGGACGACGAGACCGTCGCGTTCGAGCGACTTCAGCGTCTGCGACAGCATCTTCGGACTCACGCCCGCCAGGACGCGACCGAGTTCGGAGTACCGCATCGGCCTCGGGTCGCTGTCGCAGTCCGGGCCGCTCCCGAGTGCCGACAGCACGAGCGTCACCCACTTGCCGGAGACCCGTGCGAGCAGCTGCTGGCTCGGGCAGGCTGCCAGGTAGGCGTTGTACTGCGCCTTGGCGTCAGCTCGTCGCTCGGCGGCGGTCGTGGTCGGCACAGGGCTCCTCGGGTAGCAACGCACTTCTGGGTAACTCCTTCCGAACGGGAAGCAGTTCGTCAAGAGTGAAACACGAGCAACCGCTCCACAAGTCCTCGAAGGAGATCCGATGACCACCACCACCCCTCGCCTGCCGGGCGGCACCTGGACCCTCGGCGACCGGCCGGTGGCTCGCTTCGGCTACGGCGCGATGCAGCTCACCGGTCCGTGGGTCGTCGGGCCGCCGAAGGACCACGACGAGGCCGTCGCCGTGCTCCGGGACGCCGTCGCCGGCGGCATCACGCACATCGACACCGCCGAGACGTACGGCCCCCGTGTCGCCAACGAGCTGCTGCACGAGGCGCTGCACCCGTACGCCGACGGCCTCGTCATCGCGACCAAGGTCGGCGCGCGGCGGGACGCCCGAGGCGGTTGGCCGACTGCTCGGGAACCCGACCAACTGCGTGCGCAGGTCGACGACAACCTCGAGACGCTCGGCGTCGACGTGCTGGACCTCGTCAACCTGCGGCTGGGCGACGCGAACGGTCCGGTCGTAGGGCCGATCTCCTCGGCCTTCGAGACGCTGGTCGACCTGCAGCAGCAGGGCATCATCCGGCACCTCGGGGTGAGCAACGCGACGACGGACCAGGTGGCGGAAGCGCAGGGGATCGCACCGATCGTGTCGGTGCAGAACATGTACAACCTGGCCAATCGGCAGGACGACCCGCTCATCGACCGGCTCGCGGCCGAGGGCATCGCCTACGTGCCGTTCTTCCCGCTCGGCGGCTTCGCCCCGTTGCAGTCCGAGGTGCTCTCGACCGTGGCGACACGACTCGGGTCGACGCCGATGTCCGTCGCCCTCGCGTGGCTGCTGCGCCGGTCCCCGAACATCCTGCTCATCCCGGGCACGTCGTCGCGGGCGCACCTGCGCGAGAACATCGAGGGTGCCTCCGTCGTGCTGAGCGACGACGACCTGCTCGACCTCGAGGGCATCGGCGGCTGAGCCCGGCCCGTACCCCGCCGTGTCCGTTACGGTGCTCGTGAGCGGCACCGGCGCTGCTCGAGAGGCAGGACCGATGACGGACCACGCGGCCACCGCGGCGCAGGAGTTCCTCCGCACGCACGACGAACGGCTCCGTTCCCTGGTCGACCGGGTGGTGCCCGCGGACGAGTACCCGTCGGCGTCCGAGGCCGGCGCGCTCGACTTCCTGGCCGGGGTGCTGGTCGACCGGCCGGACTGGATGGACCGGCTCCGAGCCGTCGTCGCGCACGAGGGCGTCGACGAGCCCCGGGACGAGGACGATCCCGACTGGACCTGGTTCGCCGAACTCGTGGCCGCGGGCTTCTACGCCGACGCCGGGAACGGCGGGAACGCGGGGGAGCGGTCATGGGACATGGTGGGGTGGCAGCCCGGTCCGCCGGACGGCTGGAGCGTGCCGGTACCGGTACCGACCGCAGCGCCCACGGTCGTGCACCCGTCGCAGCTGGCCGACCGGTACGACGCGGTCGTCATCGGGTCGGGCGCCGGCGGGGGTGTCGCGGCGTGCGGGCTCGCCGAGTCCGGTCGGCGCGTGCTCGTGGTCGAGGCCGGTGGGTGGCCCGGCACCGCGGAACTCAGTCGTGACCACATCCGGAACCCGCGGTCGAGCTGGGGCGTCGCACCGCGGTCGGGGCCGTCCGACGTCGGCAACCCGCGGACGGTGGCGGACGGTCGCGAGCTCCTGGTGCTCCGGCCTTCGTCACCGGGGTGGCACAACAACGCGGTCACGGCCGGGGGCGGCACACGGGTCTACGGTGCCCAGGCCTGGCGGTTCGGGCCGCGGGACTTCGCGATGGCGTCGGCGTACGGCGTGCCGGACGGCAGCGCCCTGGCCGACTGGCCGTTCGGGTACGACGAGCTCGAGCCCTGGTACGAGCGCGCCGAGTGGGAGATCGGGGTCAGCGGCGGTGACGTCGACGGTCCGTGGTCCGGGGAGCGCTCGCGCGCGCGACCGATGCCACCGCTGCCGTCGGGGGCGGCGCGCGATCGGCTCGCCGGCGCCGCGGACGCCCTGGGCATCTCGACGGTCCACGTCCCGCTCCTGATCAACTCGACGCCGTACCTGGGTCGCCGCGCGTGCGAACAGTGCGGCATGTGCGTGGGCTTCGCGTGCCCGGTCGACGCCAAGAACGGCAGCCAGAACACCATGCTGACCCGCGCGTTCGCCACCGGGAACGCCTCGATCGTGCTCGAGTCACGGGTCGCCCGGCTGCGCACGGACGGTGCTGGCCGTGTGGTCGGCGTCACGATCGTCGGCACGGTCGACGGCCACGACTGGCGGGCCGAGGTCGACGCCGCCGAGGTCGTCGTCGCGGCCGGGGCGGTGGAATCGGCACGGCTCCTGCTGAACAGCCGGAGCGACCGCGAGCCCGACGGCATCGGCAACCGTGCGGACCAGGTCGGCCGGCACCTGCAGGGCCACGTCTACGGCGGCGCGATGGGGGTCTTCGACGACGTGGTGGACGACGGTCTCGGACCGGGGCCGTCGATCGCCACCACCGACTACCGGCACGGCGTGCCCGGGCAGATCGGTGGCGGGATCCTGGCGAACGAGTTCATCGCGACGCCGTCGAACACGTACCAGTACCTCGTCGGCACGGGGCTCGCGCCGCGCTCCGGGCTCGACGGCAAGCACGCGATGCGGGACCTGGCGCGGCGCAGCATGCGGATCATGGGGCCGATCCAGGAGGTCACCTCGGCCGACGCGCGCGTCCGGGTCGACCCCGCCGTGACGGACCGGTACGGCATCCCGGTGGCGTCGTTCAGCGGTGGGGTCCACCCCGAGGACGTCCGTGCTCGCGACCACACCAGCGCCCGGAGCGGCGACTGGTTGCGCGCGGCGGGCGCCACGCGCGTGGCGGAGCTGCACGGTCCGGTCCGGGGCACGAGCGGTGGCCAGCACCAGGCCGGCACGCTCCGGACGGGGACGGACCCGGCGACGTCGGTCGTCGACCCGTTCGGCCGGGTGTGGGGCCACGACAACCTCCGCGTGACCGACGGCTCGGTGCACGTCACGAACGGCGGGGTCAACCCGGTGCTCACCATCCTGGCGACCGCGATGCGGAGCGTCGACGCGATGGTCGCGCAGCACGGTTGACCACGTCACCGGTCCGCCACCGATACGGTGGCGTCCGTGACCGACGACCCTGAAGCCGCCATCGCCCAGCACGTCCACGACGCGTGGGACGGTTCCCTGCGGCTCGTGCACATCACGATCTCGGACGAGGACGGCGACGCCTACCCCGGCCAGGACGTCGATCGGTGGGTGATCGACGTCCGGGTGCCCATCACCGACGACGAGGCCGAAGCGGTGTCGGTCGCCGAGGTCGCCGCGTACACGAGCCGGTCACCGGAGTCGGTCGAGGCACTGGTGCTCGGCTACCAGGTGTCCGACGTCGACGGGGACTTCGCCGCGGCGATCGTGGTGCCGGACGCCACCGGCGAGACCTTCCTGTCGCTGCAGACGCACGCCGCCGAGATGCTCGGCAAGCCGGACCTGCTCGCGCTGGACCGGCTCACCGTCCGTCCGGCGTACCGCGGGCTGCCCGGGCTCGTCCCCGCCGTGCTCGACGCCGTGCGCCGTGGCCCCGCCGGTCGTTCGGCGTCGTGGGTGCTCGCGGACCCCTCGGTGTGGAACGTGCCGTTCGAGGACCAGGACCGTGCGGCCGGCGAGTTCGTCCAGTGGGCGGACACCCCCGTGCTCGCGTCGATGAACGCAGACCACGAGGACCTCGAGCGGTTGGCCGCCGTGCCCCCGACCGGCGGCATCGTCATGGGCTCCCGCTCGGACGAGGTGCACCTCGGCGACGCGCTCGACGAGGCGTTGGCACGTCCGGCGATCGCGGTGGCGTTCGCCCTGCCGCCGAAGCTGCCGGCGAGCATCTGGGCCGCCGCCCCCGAGGACGTCCACGGCGTGCACCCCGACGAGGCCACCGGGTCCATCACCGTCGAGACGCACGACGAGCAGCTCGAGGTCGTCGGTTCGCCGGGCACGGCACCGCAGCTGGTCGGGACCTCGGCCTCGGCCGACGCCGCGACGCAGGACTGGCTCCGGGCGGTGCACCAGCGCTGGTGGCAGTACGAGCCCGGACTGCACGACCGGATCCACGAGGTCGTCGACGAGTACCTGACGTCGGGGGAGATCGAGTCCGTCACCGACGAGCGCGCCCCGCACCTGCACGCACCGGACCTGCCCGTGTTCCGCACCGAGTGGCCCGGGATCGGCGAGGTGCACCTGGAACCCCTCGGCGAGGACACCGAACCCGTCGTGTACGACGCCGTGCTCGAGGTCGGCGATGCCCACGACCACATCGGGGTCGTCGTCGTGCACGAGTCCGGGCACGTCCGGGCGTCCCTCCACGACGAGTGGAACCCCGCCCTGGCGGACGTCACCGGTGCGCTCACCCACCTGGTCAGCCTCGGTGCCGGGGAGTTCTTCGCGGACGCGCTGCACGATGAACTGTCGGCCGGCGCCGAGCACGCGATCCTGACGGGCGACGTCCGCGGGCACTGACCGCAGTCGAGCGCCCGGCCCGTCGCCGAGCGCGGCTCAGACCGGGCGGTAGATCGCGATCGGGGGCGCCTGGTCGTCACCGTCGTCGTGCGCGTCGCCGGTGGCGAGCCAGGTCCGCCCCTCGTGCTCGATCGTGGTCGGCAGGTCGCCGTGCACCAGGATGCGGATGGCGGGGGTGTCACCGTCGATCAGGTCGACGCCGTGGGCCTCGGTCCCGCCCGGGTTGTCGTGCACGTAGCTCATGCTCCGATCGAACTCCTCCGCGCCTGAGGACCGCGCCTGACGACCGCGCCTCGCGACACCGGACACGCCCGGATCTGCCGCAGAACACGTCGGTGGGCCCGGGATCGGGTACAGTCGACTCCGCACGGCCCACACGGCGTGCGAATGCGGATGTGGCGCAGTGGTAGCGCATCACCTTGCCAAGGTGAGGGTCGCGAGTTCGAATCTCGTCATCCGCTCGGACAGAACAGGACCCCCGGGGTTGCTCGACAGAGCAGCACCGGGGGTTCTGTCGTTCCCGGGCGCCGTGAGCGGGCGCATCCGGGGGCGCAGGCTTCGGGTACCCGCGCCCACCGGACGCAGAGGCCGCACTGCCCCGAGTGGAGACGCCGGGTGGGTGGCCCAGCGATGTCCCGAAGAGTCATCCGGAGCATCGTCGCGGTCGGATTGGACCCCAGTTCGGGGCATGCGGAAAACCGCAAGAACTCCGCAGGAGATGCGGTCAGTGATTGCGCGAGCCGCGATCCTCGGGTATTGGGATCAGCGCGGCACGGGTACCGGGGAGGCTGATCCAGCGCGCGGAGCCGGCCTCGACCACCGTGACGAGCACGGTGTCGCACGTCCGGCACCGGGCGACGGAGCCCATCGCCGAGCAGTACACGGCGGTGCGTGCGACCGATCCGCGGGCCCCGCACCCCGCACAACACAGCACCGCCACGGTCGGCTCCGGACCGAGCACCTCGGACAGGCCCCCCGCGAGCGCGTTGCCGTCGACGACGATCATCGGCTGCCCCCGAACCGTTCGGCACGGATGTCGGTGGTGTCGTGCCCGAGGTCGGCGAGCCAGCGGAGCACCTGCTCGACGAAGGGCGTCGAGCCGCACACGTAGACGAGCGCCCCGGCGTCGGGTGGGAAGACCGCGGCGGCGAGCGCATCGCGGGTCAGCCGTCCCGCGGGCACGGCGGACCCTGGGGGAGCGGTCCGGCTGTACACGGTGGTCACGTCGAGCGGAGCGTCGGAAGCGACGGCGCGGTCGAGTTCGGCGCGGAAGAAGACGTCGTCCGGGGTCCGGACGGCGACGAGCAACCGGAACGGTGCGGGGTCCCCGGCATCGGCGTGCGCGGTGACCATGGCGACGAGCGGCACGATCCCCGAGCCGCCGGCGATCAGCTGCACTGGACGGTCGGACGCGCCGGGGCGCCACACGAACCAGCCGCCGAGCGGCCCGTGCACCTCGAGCGCGTCGCCGACCTCGACCGCGTCGACCAGGAACGGGGACACCTCGCCACCCTCGACGCGGTCGACGGCGAGCACGACGTCGGTCCGGTCGCCCGCCGAGGCGATCGAGTACGAGCGGGATGCCTGGTAGCCGTCCTCGGCCGTGAGCCGCAGGTCCAGGTGCTGGCCCGGGTCGTTCCCCGGCCACGTCGGGACGTCCAGGACGACCCGACGGGCGTTCGGGGTCTCGCGCTCCACCGAAGCGACCGTCGCGGGGTGCCAGGCCGGCCGTCTGCGGGGCGCGGGCCGACCGGCGGGCGCGATCCGGGCCTCCAGGTCGGTGGCCAGGTCGGTGTCGGGAACCGTCACCAGCACCGCTCTTCCTTCCACGGGTCGCCGTGCAGGTTGTAGCCCGCGTTCTCCCAGAAGCCCGGCTCGTCGTCCGCCTGCATGACGATCCCGCTCACCCACTTCGCGCTCTTCCAGAAGTACAGGTGCGGCACCAGCAGGCGCGCCGGACCGCCGTGTTCGGGCTCGAGCGGTTCACCGTCGGCCTCGAACGCGATAAACGCCTTGCCGTCCAGCAGCTCGTCGAGGGGCACGTTCGTCGTGTAGCCGCCGGTGCTGTGCACCATGCAGTGGTCGAGCGACGTGTCGACGTCCTCGAACAGGCGGTCGAGGGGGACGCCGCGCCAGGGCATGTCGAGCTTGGTCCAGTGGGTGACGCAGTGGATGTCGACGGTGACGTCCTCGACGCCGAGCGCGTGCACCTCGTCCCACGTCCAGGTGTGCAGACCGTTCTCGGTGCGGATCGAGAAGCTCCACGACGCCGGGTCGACCTCGGGCGTGGCACCGGCTGACAGGACCGGCCAGTCACGCACCAGGGTCTGGCCGGGCGGGATGCGGGTGTCGTCTCGGTCGGCCCGACGGCCACCGAACCCCCTGGTGAACGTCGCCATGATCCTCCTCGGACGGGATGGTCCGATCATGCTCCGCGCCGGCGGCGCCCGTGTAACGAGTTCGTAAACACTCGGACGGACGAGGAGCAGGAGT from Curtobacterium sp. MCJR17_020 includes:
- a CDS encoding molybdopterin-dependent oxidoreductase, producing the protein MATFTRGFGGRRADRDDTRIPPGQTLVRDWPVLSAGATPEVDPASWSFSIRTENGLHTWTWDEVHALGVEDVTVDIHCVTHWTKLDMPWRGVPLDRLFEDVDTSLDHCMVHSTGGYTTNVPLDELLDGKAFIAFEADGEPLEPEHGGPARLLVPHLYFWKSAKWVSGIVMQADDEPGFWENAGYNLHGDPWKEERCW
- a CDS encoding helix-turn-helix domain-containing protein → MPTTTAAERRADAKAQYNAYLAACPSQQLLARVSGKWVTLVLSALGSGPDCDSDPRPMRYSELGRVLAGVSPKMLSQTLKSLERDGLVVRTATATVPVTVTYELTDLGLSLHGTVRQLKRWSEAHRDEVAAHQERYDVTG
- a CDS encoding GMC oxidoreductase, which produces MTDHAATAAQEFLRTHDERLRSLVDRVVPADEYPSASEAGALDFLAGVLVDRPDWMDRLRAVVAHEGVDEPRDEDDPDWTWFAELVAAGFYADAGNGGNAGERSWDMVGWQPGPPDGWSVPVPVPTAAPTVVHPSQLADRYDAVVIGSGAGGGVAACGLAESGRRVLVVEAGGWPGTAELSRDHIRNPRSSWGVAPRSGPSDVGNPRTVADGRELLVLRPSSPGWHNNAVTAGGGTRVYGAQAWRFGPRDFAMASAYGVPDGSALADWPFGYDELEPWYERAEWEIGVSGGDVDGPWSGERSRARPMPPLPSGAARDRLAGAADALGISTVHVPLLINSTPYLGRRACEQCGMCVGFACPVDAKNGSQNTMLTRAFATGNASIVLESRVARLRTDGAGRVVGVTIVGTVDGHDWRAEVDAAEVVVAAGAVESARLLLNSRSDREPDGIGNRADQVGRHLQGHVYGGAMGVFDDVVDDGLGPGPSIATTDYRHGVPGQIGGGILANEFIATPSNTYQYLVGTGLAPRSGLDGKHAMRDLARRSMRIMGPIQEVTSADARVRVDPAVTDRYGIPVASFSGGVHPEDVRARDHTSARSGDWLRAAGATRVAELHGPVRGTSGGQHQAGTLRTGTDPATSVVDPFGRVWGHDNLRVTDGSVHVTNGGVNPVLTILATAMRSVDAMVAQHG
- a CDS encoding ferredoxin reductase produces the protein MTVPDTDLATDLEARIAPAGRPAPRRRPAWHPATVASVERETPNARRVVLDVPTWPGNDPGQHLDLRLTAEDGYQASRSYSIASAGDRTDVVLAVDRVEGGEVSPFLVDAVEVGDALEVHGPLGGWFVWRPGASDRPVQLIAGGSGIVPLVAMVTAHADAGDPAPFRLLVAVRTPDDVFFRAELDRAVASDAPLDVTTVYSRTAPPGSAVPAGRLTRDALAAAVFPPDAGALVYVCGSTPFVEQVLRWLADLGHDTTDIRAERFGGSR
- a CDS encoding oxidoreductase, with the protein product MTTTTPRLPGGTWTLGDRPVARFGYGAMQLTGPWVVGPPKDHDEAVAVLRDAVAGGITHIDTAETYGPRVANELLHEALHPYADGLVIATKVGARRDARGGWPTAREPDQLRAQVDDNLETLGVDVLDLVNLRLGDANGPVVGPISSAFETLVDLQQQGIIRHLGVSNATTDQVAEAQGIAPIVSVQNMYNLANRQDDPLIDRLAAEGIAYVPFFPLGGFAPLQSEVLSTVATRLGSTPMSVALAWLLRRSPNILLIPGTSSRAHLRENIEGASVVLSDDDLLDLEGIGG
- a CDS encoding DUF6510 family protein, yielding MIVVDGNALAGGLSEVLGPEPTVAVLCCAGCGARGSVARTAVYCSAMGSVARCRTCDTVLVTVVEAGSARWISLPGTRAALIPIPEDRGSRNH